The following coding sequences lie in one Klebsiella huaxiensis genomic window:
- the rhlE gene encoding ATP-dependent RNA helicase RhlE: protein MSFDSLGLNPEILRAVAEQGYVEPTPIQQKAIPAVLQGRDLMASAQTGTGKTAGFTLPLLQHLIQQEPHAKGRRPVRALILTPTRELAAQIGENVRDYSKYLNIRSLVVFGGVSINPQMMKLRSGVDILVATPGRLLDLEHQNAVSLDKVEVLVLDEADRMLDMGFIHDIRRVLAKLPPKRQNLLFSATFSDDIKSLAEKLLHNPLEIEVARRNTASEQVSQLVHFVDKKRKRELLSQMIGEGNWQQVLVFTRTKHGANHLAEQLNKDGIRSAAIHGNKSQGARTRALADFKSGGIRVLVATDIAARGLDIEELPHVVNYELPNVPEDYVHRIGRTGRAAATGEALSLVCVDEHKLLHDIERLLKKEIPRIAIAGYEPDPSIKAEPIQNGRQQRGGGRGGQSQGRGGQGQGRSQQSAPRRTDGEAPKARTQDGKPPRRRRPRKPAAAE from the coding sequence ATGTCTTTTGATTCCCTTGGCCTGAATCCTGAAATCCTGCGTGCCGTCGCTGAACAGGGCTATGTTGAGCCAACCCCTATCCAGCAGAAGGCGATTCCTGCGGTATTACAGGGTCGCGATCTGATGGCCAGCGCCCAGACCGGCACCGGTAAAACGGCAGGCTTTACGTTGCCGCTGCTTCAGCATCTGATCCAACAAGAACCGCATGCTAAAGGTCGTCGCCCGGTGCGCGCCCTGATCCTGACTCCGACGCGCGAGCTGGCAGCCCAGATTGGCGAGAACGTGCGGGATTACAGTAAATATCTCAATATTCGTTCGCTGGTGGTTTTCGGCGGCGTGAGTATTAATCCGCAGATGATGAAGCTGCGCAGCGGCGTTGATATCCTGGTGGCGACGCCGGGTCGTCTGTTGGATCTTGAGCACCAGAACGCGGTTAGCCTGGATAAGGTTGAAGTGCTGGTGCTGGATGAAGCCGACCGTATGCTGGATATGGGCTTTATTCACGATATTCGCCGCGTGCTGGCGAAGCTGCCGCCAAAACGCCAGAACCTGCTGTTCTCTGCAACCTTCTCCGACGACATTAAATCGCTGGCGGAAAAGCTGCTGCATAACCCGCTGGAAATTGAAGTCGCCCGCCGTAACACCGCCTCTGAGCAGGTGAGCCAGTTAGTGCATTTTGTTGATAAAAAGCGCAAGCGCGAGCTGCTGTCGCAGATGATCGGCGAAGGCAACTGGCAGCAGGTGCTGGTCTTTACCCGTACTAAGCACGGCGCCAACCATCTGGCAGAGCAGCTTAATAAAGATGGTATTCGCAGCGCCGCGATTCACGGTAACAAGAGCCAGGGCGCACGAACCCGCGCATTAGCAGATTTTAAATCCGGTGGCATCCGCGTGCTGGTGGCAACCGACATCGCCGCTCGCGGTCTGGATATCGAGGAGTTACCGCACGTAGTGAACTACGAGCTGCCAAACGTACCGGAAGATTATGTGCACCGCATCGGTCGTACCGGTCGTGCGGCTGCAACTGGCGAAGCGCTGTCGCTGGTCTGCGTTGACGAGCATAAGCTGTTGCATGATATCGAACGCTTGCTGAAAAAAGAGATCCCACGTATCGCCATCGCGGGCTATGAACCGGATCCATCCATCAAAGCCGAGCCGATTCAGAACGGTCGCCAGCAGCGTGGCGGCGGTCGCGGTGGTCAGAGCCAGGGGCGCGGCGGCCAGGGTCAAGGGCGCAGTCAGCAGTCCGCTCCGCGTCGTACCGATGGCGAAGCACCGAAAGCGCGTACTCAGGACGGTAAGCCTCCTCGCCGTCGTCGCCCGCGCAAACCTGCCGCGGCTGAGTAA